A segment of the Arachis hypogaea cultivar Tifrunner chromosome 5, arahy.Tifrunner.gnm2.J5K5, whole genome shotgun sequence genome:
GTGCCCTACATCACCACAATTAGAGCATCTTTGAATTTGACCCCTCTGTGATAGGTGATTCTGGCTTCTATTCTCCTCATCTCCAGATCCTCGCTTCCTCTTTTTCACAGGTATGTGACTTGGCCTCCTATATGGAGGTGGCATGACATCATCATATTGGGTTCTCTCCTATAAATCCGGTCCATTCAGAGGGTATATCACCTTCTGGTAGCAGCACTTCTGGTTAGCATCTTTCTTTTAGCAATCATCCCCATAGGATTTTAAATCTAGTCCTTTGAAGTTAATGCAACTAATGGCATGAGGACATGAAATTCCACTCATCTGCCACTTCCTACAAGAACACTAAGCAGCAGCCAGATCCACAATAAATTTATCTAATCCACACATGACCTCATATTTATTAGTAGCTGACCAGTATGGCCTCCAGTCCCTAGCTAACCTTGCCCATTTCTCCAATTTATTCCTAATTATTGGCATAATATTTTCCTAGTAAAGCTTAATCCTATCTCTATTGGCAACCTATCTAGTCATGAGATACACCATAATGTCATCTAACATGGTTACAATAGGTTTTTCTCTTGCCTCTACTATGACAGCATTAAAACTTTCACTCATGTTATTAACAAGGGTGTCACATTTTGAATGAAATATAAATCTAGAACGCGACCAAAACCTGTGTGCAATGCCGTTTAAATGTCAAAATTCCCCATCATTACAAGTCTCAGAGATTTCATTTCCTTCTCCCAATCCCTCCAATGAGTTGCCTTTGCACATTGCCACATTCTGTTCTTCAGCTCTAAACTAGGAAATTTCTATCTGAAATTGCTATAGAGATGCCTCATGCAGAGTCTGTTGTCACCCCTGGTATGACCTCTTCAAATGCTGGTAACAAACCTTATGAAATGAAGGTGAGCATGCATTTGGTTAGTCCAGAAATCATTATATCTAATTTGAAACAATCattatttgttaaagcataacaATAATGTAAACTGTATCATTACCTTCTGCTGATCAGACATGAAGGTGCATTTTCCAATTTTTTCCAACTCCAAATCCTCAACAAGATGGCGCAAAAACCAAATCAAGGAGTCATATGTCTCAGCTTCAACCACTACATAAGCAATTGGAAGCATATGATCGTTCGGGTCTCTTCCAATTGCAGTTAACAGTTGTCCACCCTGAGGAGTCTTTAAGAAGCATCCGTCCAAACTAACAAACGGTCTACAGTGTTGGAAGAttttcttgcatgcatcaaaGGATACATACAGTCTCTGGAATACACAATAATTCATCAAGATTGGGTTCTGGATCTCCTGAGCAAAATCTAGGGACCGAATCATTTTCAGGTAAACGGATGATCCTGGATTTGCTCTTAGAAGTTCAAACAATAATCGTTAATCCTCTTATACTGCTCTCTAAATGCCCTGAATCTGGCTCAATGCCTTTTGCTTGGTTTTTACTGCCATTGATTTAGTCACAGTCAGATTCCACTTTTTGTATGCCTTTGCCACCAACTCCTTTATTTTGATTCTTGGATTAGACTCCACCTTCTTCTTAAACTGGTTGTCTAGCCATTTGGAGTTCATTATGCCAATCCTGTGTGTTTGCATGCAAGTATGTTGCAAATTTAAGCTTCTTAATTGCCATGTTGACTCCTCCCCGCCAATCCTGTGTGCATAAAGCCAAAAGAGGCACTCTTTGTGACAAACAGCCCTCTTCCAATCTGTCCTCCACCTCCTAACTCTCCTGAAACACCCTCGTTATGTTCCCCACTTTCTGCATTCTGAAATTCTATTTCAACCTCATCATCAACTGCTTCAGTCAAAGGGTCATCATCCTTTACTATCACACTCCTTTCTTGCTTTCCTTCAAATACCAACTATCTCAACACCAGCACCATTAAGTTTCTCACTTTCAACGCCCCAATAACTCCCCCTACATTAATATAACTAACTTTCGGAAATCCATCCGCATCCCCAACATCATAGACCACAAACAAATCACCAAACCCCACATCTCAGCTATTTTGCACATCTCAATTACATCTGAGTCACCTTTTAACATCTTCAAGTTATTTTCAGAATCTTCCGTAGTTGGATCTTTATACCATAATGCTGCAATGTTGGACTCCAAGTATCCAAACCGTCTTAACTCTTCACAGGCCTCAACACAGAGCACCGATTGCCATCAATTTTTTCGATAATTGTAGTTTGCCCCTTCAAATGCTTAAATACCCCGTTCTCATATCCGAATGCACCCCATGATGCACCCTCATGTAAAGTACACCGTCTTCTACTCAAACAACCTTATTATTATTCAACATAATACATTACTAAaacaaacaagaaagaaaagaaatagatcATCACAAACCTAGCTTTATCCACCGTCAATGCAGTCTacattaaaccctaaacaatTCAGATGCAGCAACATTGTTGTAAAGCTTAAACCACCCAAATGTAAGAAATATTTGAGGTGAAGCGACATTGCATGGAAAGCAAGCTTACCTCAACAACGGCTATCTACAGCGATGAAGATGAGTGACGAATGCGACATCACGCCACACCCTCGGTCAAACTCCTAACAACAAAATGTCTTCAACTACTAGCGTAGATCATCCTCGCAGGAACACTTTTGTAGGGTTTCACGCAAATGTTTCAAAGACCAAGTGTGTTCTCAAATATTGTGAGTTATTTGAGGAAGACGAAATGATTTCACGAGAATAACATGAAGGAAAAGAAACCATAAAGAGCAAAATCGtctttaaaaagtattttttagcCCGAAGGACGATTTAAAACAAACTcgaaccttagggacgattttgtatgaaaaaaagattagagacaaaaaaaatttcgGCCTATACATTAAAgaccaaaattgtacttaaccctATTGTTTATTTGGTtaaattatctatttttattatgaattaagttaattactttatgatagtaattaattttatttttgaaatttataaaaattaattgttaactttataaaaaataaataaaattataaattcaataaagcataaatttatattctaaaatcaatattaaaaacatattttataaatagacTAATCCaacatgtttttattattttcacaaacaaattatatttttaaaatataaaaagttaaaaataaaaattattttcaaaaataaaaatacaaaagaaaaatagaaattattttaaCTAATCATACTttgtgtatttaaaaaattaactattcatataaaatatatataaaaatataataatatattaaaaataagttaaatactatatatatctatatacatataaatacataataattaatttaataccttattttttttatataatattttgtattttcatAACAAcatttggctaatttttttaaaaaagtacacaaatatataattattaaatattttattgagTATATATTCAAATAGGTTCCAAAAAATTTTGTATAAGACGATTTAGTCTTtgacaattttttattataatcaaGGTCCCCCAAACTTTACATAAACGAGACATTTTAGATATCTAGTTAGTCAAAGTCGTTGACTACTAACAGTAAAAGTAGATGTGGTCGTTAAGTTGCTGACGTGGCCATAACGTTGTCACGTGTCGCCAGTCGGACTAATAGGTCTTCCAAATTAAAGGACAAAAGCAatgtcgtttttttttttttgataaaatgcTGCTTTTCTACTTAAATTCTGAAATGAATGACAGAATACAAGAGTTCTTATGTGAATGTCAAtgcaaaaaattttgatataaatttgAATGCGATTGGTATATCTGAATATGAATattgttgttttaatttaaataaaaatgcagtattttgtccaaaaaatttaattaaagaacCTATTAATTTGATTGGCGATACGTAATAACATTATAGTCAGCAATTTAATGCTCACGTAGTCTTTGACTGTTAGTAATTAATAGCCTAATTGTTTTATAAAATTCGAAAACTTTGATTGTAAAAAAATTTCATTACACCAAAACGTGGaatatgaaattttttgaatcttaTTTGACCGTATAtactctattttatttattaaaaaaaatcctaagaacatTTGCCTAATAATTTCCTATTTCGAACCACAGGGTTTCCGCACCAGTAAGCccccacaaaaccacaaaccaaaCGACAAACCCTGCGCCACCTCTTCCACCACCATCATGGCACGGATAGCCAGGTCCTCTGCGCCGCGCCTGCTCTacaccttcttctcctcctccgtgcCCCCGGCATCCCCATCGCCGTCTCCGTCTCCGGCGTCGTCCCTCCTTGCCGGTGCATTCCACCTGCGGCACTTCTCGTCGGGCAACGCTGCTCGAGCGAGGGCGGCGGCGGCGGACAAGGAGCCATGGTGGAAGGAGTCCATGGAGCGGTTACGCAACATCGGGATCTCTGCTCACATCGACTCTGGCAAGACAACTTTGACGGAGCGAGTGCTTTTCTACACTGGTCGTATCCACGAGATCCACGAGGTTCGGGGCAGAGACGGCGTCGGCGCCAAGATGGATTCCATGGACTTGGAGAGGGAGAAAGGTATCACTATCCAGTCTGCTGCTACTTACTGCTCTTGGAAAGACTATAAGGTAATATCTCTTTCTCTGCTATTGATAAACTGTTCCCCTTCTCCAAATGGTTTTGTTGTTTTGCTATTCCTCAAATGataaaacaatataaaagtaGTTATTTACTCCAATTTTAgtctaatttttcaaaaagtaattattttttttacgttttctGTAAAGAAAATGTGTATTGAAGTACCTGTCAATCTACTAGTGACTATGATGAATCAGTCAGTTTCATTTCAGTGTTGCAGTTATGATTGGAGTTGAGATTCAGTTGGATGAATTTTATGTGGTTATGAGTTGACTGAGCTCAGACTGAATTTAAGTATTAAATCAATTTTGAAGAGCTAATGAGCTTTTAATGTATAGTGAGATTTGAGTGCTGCTGTTACTGCAATCCCTAACATACTAATTATTGTTATGGATTAGTTATTAGTTATGATGGATAATGGAGAAAAGGTTGAAAAGGTTTCTCTGTGTAATCATTCTTAAGtggaattgagaaaataaaaaagttagtcTGCTAAGCAAAAGTAAATTGTCTCGATGACAGTCAGAAATGTTGAAACATTGGAATATTGGAATAAGAATTCTATATTATACTTGCAGTACTGATGACTTCCTTCTTTCATCTCTTTGACTTGCTAATTATTTATACTTTCTAATTTTTGGGTATAAATATAATTGTATCTGTATTTCTTTTGGGAAATTTGTCATTGCAGATTAACATAATTGACACACCTGGTCACGTTGATTTCACCATTGAAGTTGAGAGGGTTTTGCGTGTCCTTGATGGTGCTATTCTTGTACTTTGTAGTGTTGGTGGTGTGCAAAGTCAGTCCATCACGGTAGATTGACAAATGAGAAGATACGAGGTTCCAAGACTTGCATTTATTAACAAGCTTGATCGAATGGGAGCAGATCCATGGAAAGTTTTAAATCAGGTTCATTGGAGATTAATGAAGACCGTATAGATGATATGTTTTATAGTTTTATTGCCATTCATACGATTTTATGGAAGAGAATTTCGCAGATTTGGTTCCTCAATCCCTTGGTTGCTGATCTTTGAGAAATTAAGGAATTTGAAAAAGTTGAACCTCTTCTAAAGCTGATTTTTCATGATAAAACCTTCTGTAACCTGTTTACTAAAAATCTTCTATGACTTCACCttaatttttatatgtatatagcatCACATTAATTAAGATTTTGCAGCAATATATAAGCTATCAAATTTTAGTTTGGTAGTTTAGTAAGTATTATTTGTTATTACCTTTGTGCATTCTGGAAATCCTTTTAGTTTCCTTTTGATTCATTATATCATTGTCACCATACtttcttttttattgtatttatattgaCAAAAGAAGAATATCATTAATACGGATAGAAGGAGAAGGAGGATAAGAGATCATATATACAATAGCAAAATATAGCCAAAAGTGCTTACATCATCATTATAGTTGTATAACTTTTTTCTCATTTGAGGACTATACTTTTACAGGCACGATCTAAACTTCGGCATCATAGTGCTGCAATGCAAGTTCCGATAGGCTTGGAGGATGATTTTGAGGGACTTGTTGATCTTGTGCAGTTAAAAGCATACTATTTTCGGGGTTCTAATGGGTTTGTTTCAAAATTATTGCTGtttattactaaaattaattctccttatgGCTTACTTTTAGCATGCTCTGTTGTTGCTTATTTCAGTGAAAAAGTTGTCACTGAAGAGGTGCCTGCAGATATGGAAGCCTTGGAAGTAGAAAAAAGGCGTGAGCTCATAGAAGCTGTGTCAGAAGTTGATGATCAACTTGCTGAagcttttcttggtgatgagccCATATCACCTGCTGACCTTCAGGTCTGTgggttttcttttttcatttttcggttttttttttccctttccctCATCCCTATTGAAGTTTGGTATTAACTGAAACTGAGTAGAGAGAGAAGATATTTTCTGAATCTGTTGTATTTATCCTAATCTAGCTGGTAGGGTCAGTTTCTTAAGTCCCTACTCTTCTAATCAAGTTAGAGAGTTTTCTAGCTTTCTCTATTAGGTATGTTCATTATTTGATTTATAGGATATGCATCGAATTTGGTTTACCTCTGACAATTGTTTTGTTGGGATGTTTTATTGTTGATTACATAGAAGTCTTGAGCATTCTAGATGTGTATCAGAAATAGTAAAGGCATAGGTGTGTCAATGGGAAGTGGTCTTGTTATTTTATGATTATCAGTGAAAAAAATTGCTTATATTGTAATATGTATGGTTTCTGCTAATAAAAGTTGTAAGCATGGTTCTTTGGTTCTTCGTTGATGCTTAGTTCTTGCATTTTTCACTCACTTCGGCCTATGGTTTTTCACCAATAGATTATCATGAAGTTGATGTACGGCATTCTCCTTTAGCTTTATATGTAGTttagaatatttaattattttattaaatattgagTTTTATTATTGTGATGTCATTTTTCTTTGAGCAGGAAGCAATTCGTAGGGCCACCATAGCACTGAAGTTTGTACCAGTGTTCATGGGTAGTGCTTTTAAAAATAAGGCAACCATTGAATTACCTTTAGTTATTATGTGTATTCTATGCTATATAGTCATTGCTTTCTGTATTCCTCCTCTTTACATTATTAATATGTTGTATCCTTATTTTCCATATGTACACAATGCAcctaatttggatttttttttttttccttttctttttttgagAACTTAAATCCTCTTGGCATAGTTGCCTCGACATTCTGTAATACACAACTGCTATAATGGTTGAGTATGCATATCATATGGGATCATAAATGGCATGCATCATGTTAGCAGGTATTTAATATTTGTCAGGATGGCTCAAAATATTAGGAGTGTAAAATATTCAAATATTGCAAGAGGTAGCTTAAGTTGCCCAACCTACTAGATCCTTTACGTTTGTTTTGATTGGATCATAGATGTCTGGGATTTTTGATCCCATCATATGCCCAAATGAAATCAAATACAGGTCAATTTATGACCATACACAATAAATAtaaaggaataaaatattttgtcctgataaatttttattagaatgCTGCTGTGTTTATAACTATCTATTACTGACTACTAGTCTCCTATTTGTGTTCGATCTCCTATCTTGCTTGTGATATTCTGGATTGCTCTGTTAATGTGGCGTGTAATGTTTTGTAATTTGTATCATTTATTAAGTTACCTTTTGATCGGGTTTGTGTAATTGATGAATCTTTTTATCATCAATTCGTCTTGGGTTGGTATCCTTGCTCTCAAGTTCAAACTCCCAAACCCCCAAGAGGTTCTCTTGTACATGCATATGCTTGCAGGCATCCCTATTTTTACCTTCTGCCTCTTATGCTTTTCATTGTCTTCTGTTACTGATACAGGGAGTACAGCCACTTCTGGATGGTGTACTTAATTATTTGCCATGTCCAATTGAAGTTAGTAGTTATGCCCTTGACCAAACAAAGAATGAGGAAAAGGTACCTGATTTGTAAGATGTTTATCTTTGTTTTGCTTTGATATTATGATCTATTTGTCATAAATTGTCAATTGGCCTCTGAATTTGCAGGCTATTTTTTAATGATGATTTATAAGTTTCTTTATATTTATAGATTAGATATATATTTGAGTGGGAGTGAAAGAAGAATATTTGGTTTGAAGAATCATACAAGAAAATATATGGAGAATAGAGTAAAACCTAGAAAAAGGGGAAAAACATCAATTAAGAACTTGGTTAATTACTcgaataattaaattttcatgGATTTTTTAAAATGTAATTACTAGTTAAACATAAtctttaaaaaagttaaaaattctcatGTGGACATTTTCTTGCATCTATAGTAGCATTTGTAAGACTCCAGGCAGAAAAAGtaaatacaaaatgaaaaataacataaCTTAGATTTAACCGGGATGATAACTATTGCATaagttttcaaaatataaatCACAACTTAGTCAAGGGAAGGTTAAATTATTTTGatagaaaaagaaattttattaggAGAGAGAAGAATGTACACAAGAGGATGGAATATCCTCACATGGATACAAAATGGTATCACCCAACAAACAGGACCATGTACTAAAGCATGCCAATCCCTTTGAATGTTAGCTAGAGGAAGTGAGGAACACCCTTAGACAGACCATGTACTAAGCACCAAAGCGAGGCCGAAAAGGTAATCGTATCTCAATTAAATGAGTAGTCGAAAAGGAGCTGTTAAAAGGCATGGACTTCCTTTACAAGTTTCAACCGAATGCGCCAAAACACTGAAAAGTTACCAGTTGTATTTGCTTCTTGGTATGATCCAAAACTCTGAATGTGGTAATTAGAAACTGATGCAAATCCATCGGGAAAAACCCAAGGATTTTAAATGATACCAAAAGGTCTCAAGAGTTCTTGCTGTGGCAATGAGAGGCCTGCAAATGATTTTGCAAGCCGATTTTGCATTTGTgctcttgtttctttttttattgaataatttatCTATGCACTTTCAGGTTGAGTTGACTGGAAGTCTTGATGGGCCACTTGTAGCGTTGGCATTTAAGTTGGAGGAAGGGCGGTTTGGCCAGTTGACATATTTAAGGTAATATAACTTCAAACTCTTTTTCAACATATATATGGCAGTATCAAGTGAGAGAAGTTGGCTGTTATGAGAGTGAGAGCAATTCTTGGCTGCATCATCGTACATGAATGGTTGACGTACTTTAGAGCTCACATGATTACATATAGAAGTCGCCTCTCGTATGACTGTATGTAACAACTGGTACCAATTGTAGGTAGAAAAGAGATCAAACAGTACAGAAACTGAAGGAAATGGGTAAAATCCAATGTGGCTTTACCCTTCCCCAGGTCATATGTGTTCTTTACTGAGAAAGGAAAAAACAATGTGTGACAAATGGCAGACTTTTGAGAGACCTGACTCTCTCCTAGTCTGATTCTAATCCCAACAATCTGAATGCCCTCCTCAGCATTTTGTCACCTCCCAATATACTCCCCAACTCTCTTTTCTAACAAAATCATTTCACTACCCCTCCCCACCAGTCTTGCCACCCAGAGTTACCAGTCCCTCGGGCCCATATTGCGCTCCCCTCCTCCCCGTCCTGAGCATTTTGTTTTTCCACAACCGAGATTTACTCATTTTATTCTCACCATTAACCATTTTATCACTTTCCCTGCGTGTGTTTGTCTGCATATATTTTGTTTTGAATGTGTTAACTTTGTAAATTACACAAAATTATTGGATTGTTTTCTCAATTTTCCCTCCCCCCGGctttgggtgttgaagaatttaCGAGGGTGTGATCCGCAAGGGCGAGTTTATTATTAATGTAAACACCGGCAAGAAGATCAAGGTAAAATCTAAGGCTTTTTGTGATTGTGTTATTCATGTGCATATGTGCAATTGAATCCTGGATTTTTTTTTGGCTAATGCTATGCTATAAATCATAGGTGTAACTCTCAAGATTTTTCCAAACACAACTTTGCAGTATTTTGTTGAAATCTTCAGCTTTTTATTATTTCCTTTAGATTTCATCTTGGGAAGAGTAATAAATTACATGACATAAGATTATAGCAATTATTCAATTTTAATCTACCCTGGGTTCATGAATTTCTTTAAAACTATGCACCAAAATTTTGTTGCTGTGCTACCAGTGATGTAATATTTTCACTAGTTAGATCATTAGGTCTGTGCTTTCATGTATTGCATTTCAAAATTAGAATGAATTTTTGGCTAAATGTTTTTCTTAATGGATGCAGGTTCCTCACTTAGTTAGGATGCATTCTGATGAGATGGAGGTTAGGTTTTGGATTTACAGTATTACTGGCGGATTTTCATGTTATTGGtatttttttctcattatttttttatggtaAAGAGTAACTCTTATCCCCTTGTCCTACCCAGTttgtttagttttctcttcataTTAAAAAAAGTCTTCTTTTTGGATTTGTTTCTCATGAAAGTGTTAGATATAAAATCGTGTCGCTGACCAACAATTTAAGTTCATGGGAAAGATGGTTCATATCATGGTATATTACTGTACCAGAACCTATTCTATGGTTGTTTTTGGGTC
Coding sequences within it:
- the LOC140184778 gene encoding elongation factor G-1, mitochondrial-like isoform X2, with product MRRYEVPRLAFINKLDRMGADPWKVLNQARSKLRHHSAAMQVPIGLEDDFEGLVDLVQLKAYYFRGSNGEKVVTEEVPADMEALEVEKRRELIEAVSEVDDQLAEAFLGDEPISPADLQGVQPLLDGVLNYLPCPIEVSSYALDQTKNEEKVELTGSLDGPLVALAFKLEEGRFGQLTYLRIYEGVIRKGEFIINVNTGKKIKVPHLVRMHSDEMEVRFWIYSITGGFSCYWYIEPLRAGSPTKFEFENLLVGQAIPSGFIPAIEKGFKEAANSGALIGHPVENLRVVLTDGAAHAVDSSELAFKLASIYAFRQCYTASRPFILEPVMLVELKVPTEFQGAVAGDINKWGSYFILSLFLFSNGLFMILVYL
- the LOC140184778 gene encoding elongation factor G-2, mitochondrial-like isoform X1, translated to MRRYEVPRLAFINKLDRMGADPWKVLNQARSKLRHHSAAMQVPIGLEDDFEGLVDLVQLKAYYFRGSNGEKVVTEEVPADMEALEVEKRRELIEAVSEVDDQLAEAFLGDEPISPADLQEAIRRATIALKFVPVFMGSAFKNKGVQPLLDGVLNYLPCPIEVSSYALDQTKNEEKVELTGSLDGPLVALAFKLEEGRFGQLTYLRIYEGVIRKGEFIINVNTGKKIKVPHLVRMHSDEMEVRFWIYSITGGFSCYWYIEPLRAGSPTKFEFENLLVGQAIPSGFIPAIEKGFKEAANSGALIGHPVENLRVVLTDGAAHAVDSSELAFKLASIYAFRQCYTASRPFILEPVMLVELKVPTEFQGAVAGDINKWGSYFILSLFLFSNGLFMILVYL